From Streptomyces sp. GSL17-111, one genomic window encodes:
- a CDS encoding N-6 DNA methylase: MSQSPPDVPEVTAAGIARLAGVGRAAVSNWRRRYPHFPRPVGGTETSPTFALAEVEAWLRAQGKLAEVPLRERVWQRVEADPDGAAGALARAGEHLLRHAGPAGDRARGAAKGGATAEEADATRELDALAEESGAADAFAFLLARYFDANPRAYTLTPPPAADLMAALAGPATTVLDPACGSGELLAAALRATPGADAAVELYGQESDPALARLAALRLTLCGTPPPSAVHIRDEDALRTPLGEQPGVDAVLCHPPFNERNWGHDELVYDPRWEYGLPARTESELAWVQHALARLRPGGTAVLLMPPAAASRRTGRRVRATLLRRGALRAVVALPAGAAPPHSLPLHLWVLRAPGGSGAADPRLLLVDAGTHHRATGREPLPWDELHATVRTAWRAFDAGRPVPEEPGVCGTRSVIDLLDDDVDLAPARHLPPVGGTADAQGLADVGGELERTLRRTLDLAPAPGPVVDGGARWTLTTVGELVRGGAVEVRAGGAEGEPVVTREGDVVIPVQGRGAAFVVEPDRAGETLAKPLYLLRPEPAALDPWFLAGFLRSTANTRQASSYASTASRLDVRRLRVPRLPLEAQRPYGEHFRRLAAFEAALRLAGELGERLVQGLYDALAEGTARPPG, from the coding sequence GCCCGCCGGACGTGCCCGAGGTGACGGCGGCCGGGATCGCCCGGCTGGCCGGGGTGGGACGTGCCGCCGTCAGCAACTGGCGCCGCCGCTACCCGCACTTCCCCCGGCCCGTGGGCGGCACCGAGACGAGCCCGACCTTCGCGCTGGCCGAGGTCGAGGCGTGGCTGCGGGCCCAGGGCAAGCTGGCCGAGGTGCCCCTGCGGGAGCGTGTGTGGCAGCGCGTCGAGGCCGATCCGGACGGCGCGGCGGGCGCCCTGGCCCGCGCCGGGGAGCACCTCCTGCGGCACGCCGGGCCGGCCGGCGACCGAGCACGCGGCGCGGCGAAGGGCGGCGCCACGGCCGAGGAGGCCGACGCGACGCGCGAACTGGACGCCCTCGCCGAGGAGTCCGGCGCCGCCGACGCCTTCGCCTTCCTGCTCGCCCGCTACTTCGACGCCAACCCCCGCGCCTACACCCTCACCCCGCCGCCCGCCGCCGACCTCATGGCCGCGCTCGCCGGCCCCGCGACCACCGTCCTCGACCCCGCCTGCGGCTCCGGCGAGCTCCTGGCCGCCGCCCTGCGCGCGACCCCCGGGGCCGACGCCGCCGTCGAGCTGTACGGGCAGGAGAGCGACCCCGCGCTCGCCCGGCTGGCCGCCCTGCGCCTGACGCTGTGCGGCACCCCGCCGCCGTCCGCCGTGCACATCCGGGACGAGGACGCGCTGCGCACGCCGCTGGGCGAACAGCCGGGCGTGGACGCCGTCCTGTGCCACCCGCCGTTCAACGAGCGCAACTGGGGCCACGACGAGCTGGTCTACGACCCGCGCTGGGAGTACGGCCTGCCCGCCCGCACCGAGTCCGAACTCGCCTGGGTGCAGCACGCCCTGGCCCGGCTGCGGCCCGGCGGCACGGCGGTGCTGCTGATGCCGCCCGCCGCCGCCTCGCGCCGCACCGGCCGGCGCGTGCGGGCCACGCTGCTGCGCCGGGGCGCGCTGCGCGCCGTCGTCGCGCTGCCCGCCGGGGCCGCGCCGCCGCACAGCCTGCCGCTGCACCTGTGGGTGCTGCGGGCCCCCGGCGGGTCCGGCGCGGCGGACCCCCGGCTGCTCCTGGTCGACGCCGGGACCCACCACCGGGCCACCGGCCGCGAACCGCTGCCGTGGGACGAGCTGCACGCGACCGTCCGCACGGCCTGGCGGGCCTTCGACGCGGGCCGCCCGGTGCCGGAGGAGCCCGGCGTGTGCGGAACGCGCTCCGTCATCGACCTGCTCGACGACGACGTCGACCTGGCCCCCGCCCGGCACCTGCCGCCCGTCGGGGGCACCGCCGACGCCCAGGGCCTCGCCGACGTCGGCGGGGAACTGGAGCGCACGCTGCGCCGCACCCTCGACCTCGCACCCGCCCCCGGGCCCGTGGTGGACGGCGGGGCGCGCTGGACCCTCACCACCGTGGGCGAGTTGGTGCGCGGCGGCGCCGTGGAGGTCCGGGCGGGCGGCGCGGAGGGGGAGCCCGTCGTGACGCGCGAGGGCGACGTCGTCATTCCCGTCCAGGGCCGGGGCGCCGCGTTCGTCGTCGAGCCGGACCGGGCCGGGGAGACGCTGGCCAAGCCGCTGTACCTGCTGCGCCCCGAGCCCGCCGCGCTGGACCCGTGGTTCCTCGCCGGCTTCCTGCGCTCGACCGCCAACACCCGGCAGGCCAGCAGCTACGCCTCGACGGCCTCCCGCCTCGACGTGCGGCGGCTGCGCGTCCCCCGGCTCCCCCTGGAGGCGCAGCGCCCCTACGGCGAGCACTTCCGCCGCCTCGCCGCCTTCGAGGCGGCGCTGCGGCTCGCCGGGGAGTTGGGCGAGCGGCTGGTGCAGGGTCTGTACGACGCGCTCGCCGAGGGCACCGCCCGGCCGCCCGGCTGA